Below is a genomic region from Raphanus sativus cultivar WK10039 chromosome 4, ASM80110v3, whole genome shotgun sequence.
ttgaatcaaagtgttccttatataggaaatacatggcgacatgggcctaaatacaatgggccataaacgggccaagattacaagtaaatatctaatgggctggacatccataaacataatattcataacactcccccttggatgccagaaccatatagagcttgtagtgtgcttaatgttgcctcattaaaaccttactcggaaaacccagtgggacaaaaccgaagtgaaggaaaaagagtacaacacacactactccccctgttctggacctctgttcttcaagtctggcgcatggacactttgatggtttagcttcatgAGCACCAAGTCTTGAACTGGTCCTTCTGTTGCCACGTCCCAAACGGATAGGTATACTTCATAGATGTGTAGTTGgtgtagacatggtgaagaagtcggctaacatttctcatgactgaacttgtagtactttgtgcttcttcatcattctccaaatgtgtataacctgtttgagaccttgtataaacctgtaacatttattaaaaccaaacaatcccttttcttttgggtttggttagtataaatcaatctcaaacttttaGTTCCTTAGAAGGTAACTTAGGATATATTGATCATGTCCCATTGTCTCATGTTCGGACATGCCAAATTTATCTAAGTAAAGTGCCAATAACACTTATGGCAGgggacgtgtatggctttagtatcaatgtcttatggtctgaacatatccataaaacttatccgacctagtatggcttgccatatcaaggcgccaatcatatcaatacatttcttttggtcggatgtgcataagTCTTAAAAGTACTTATGTAAAGTCTTTCCTGGACCAAGGACACATGCCTTGTCACATAGCCATACCACGATTTGAATATAGTGGTCACTGGAACCGGTTTAGGTTCGGAACAGGATCGAGGAGACCGAGCCGGAACGGGCCGGAACAAGACTGAGATGATTACATGGtccatctttcttagataaattttgacATGATGCTAAATATATCCATGACTAACTCGGATCATGCTATTGTCCATTGTGTGTCCCCGTTCATAGcttttgaccaaaactcttcATGAACCTTCTTTATTATATGTCCATAACTTGTTCATGAATAGCTATCATGCTATAATTTGATGTTCATCAAAACTAAACCACTTTTGGATCAATATGCCGTTCCCCTTACTATGGACGTTTCAGGTCGGACAAGACCGAACGGAACGGATCGGAACGGGCCTGGACTAAACcaagatgattaaggtcgaactaggttgGACGTGATCCTCGTTGACTATGGGTCTttgtcgtgaatctgatggattcatgcctcttattctcttttgacataatcacattctattcttggtactttggatcatagatctcaaTACATATCATGGCTATCATCTCCACTATAGATCATTGTATTCTTATCATAGCCTGTCCAAGAATCAATCGATCTAATCATCCTTCCTTTagtatgaacacaaggaatttccttcataatatatgcatggaGTGTTCAGGGACGTTTTAGAACTCCTTTCACTAAGTATTACTTAGTCTTATcctttacatgcattatatgccTTATATGCAGCTGCCTTTccgtttcagtccatgaatagcttaggaacaaagaCTATtcctatgagaatttcttttctcatctttctgatacttttatcatttcttctccagtgatcaatcatgctgTTACTAATTCccttttcttatatccagacctttatcNNNNNNNNNNNNNNNNNNNNNNNNNNNNNNNNNNNNNNNNNNNNNNNNNNNNNNNNNNNNNNNNNNNNNNNNNNNNNNNNNNNNNNNNNNNNNNNNNNNNCCAATCAattatagtatatttgtaaACCAAGTTATTATTAGTCTTTGCAAATGTTCTAAAATTGTAATCCAAATTATTGAGAGTTGAGAAATAATCTATTGATATATACTGTATGTTCTTAAGAAAAGTTGCTAAAAAGGCTTAAATCTAAGTACAAGGGAGAAGAAAGCATGGTCACGGTTCGTGGACTTGCGTGGTTCTTACTAGCTACTAGTTTTGATTTTATGTTGGTTCTTCTAATTTCTGCATATATTTTTCATGGATCAGGAAGTTTAACTACCATGGAAATGTTCTTGCAAGTTTTTCTCTACGGTAAGACCATAAATTCTTATCTCTAAATGTTAATGTTTCAATTTGAATGCTCTTTTgtcaaaaaggaaaaactacCAAATAAATCAAATCGGATCAAATGgtctaaactaaattaaatcaaaccaatCTGAGAATTAGACATGGTAAACTAAAACCGGATTATTTCCCGGTCTATTGTTGTCACTGGAAGGATCTTGTTTATTTATACCTCTCTCGATATCTCTCAACAGCTTATATATGGACCGTTACGCAAAGTCATCTAAACTCGTAGTCTTATTCAGTTATTCTCCATCTCCTCCGGTTTTCATTGCAGAGACTGTATATTCGTTGGATTCCCTGACGGCGGATCTTATGGCGAGTTCTGCTCTGCTTACATTCCTCGTCTCTCCGGTTTCTCTCGGAGAATTTTCAGCTACTAGGGCTCGTGAGAAtgtgttaaaacttaaaaccagTTGATGAAGAAGGAGAACAACTAGGGGTTGCGAGCTTGAGGACTGGTGTGAAATGTATAGGGACCTTGCTCGTTGGTTATTCAACTTGGATGATTCATGCATGATTGAGAATCTATTTAAGTAGGTTTTGCTCCATTGATAAACGTCCAAAGGTATCACCTTCATGAATTCATAATGTTGTACATTTAAGTTATATGTTAATGGACTTTTGCTGGTGTAGAAACTATGCTTGCGTCGCAAGCAACATCGTAATGTGGTGACAAGCAatctttttttgtgttttttgtaTGTATCTGCTCTGTTAGTTTAGAAGATGTGCTCAATAGCGTCTTGAGAAACTTGGTAGGACTACTTTCACTATAGTGCTATGTTTTGTCATCTTGAACATGTTAGCCACAGAACAAATTGTTACAACTACAAGCAAACAATTTGCTTTCCTCAAAGTTAGAAGAAAGCTTCAGCTAAATAAAACGCATGAAGGCTTTGGCATCAAGCTCGGCAGAGTTGCTTCAGACTCTTGTTCGATGTATTCACAGTCTCAGTCACAGAGATCAGTGCAGACTTTAAGGTTTTAAAAGTTTTCCTGAAAAAAGTCATCATCTATGAGAACAGTGATGAACTGTCCAAAATTGATTAAGATGGTCAGTGCATGAAGAGCTACCAATATCACAACGAAATCTCCCAACATTTTTTTAACAGGTTATATTTTCTGGACCGTCACATTACATAAGGAGTGGAGCAGTGTCTACTTATCTGTCGTGATATATACAAAAGATTCTGAGATCTGCCTATCATCACCAGAgcttttttcctctgtttttttttaatctttgtttcACACCAAATCCATTGACATTATAAAAGTAAAGTATACCTTATTCCTTTTTAATCACAACTCAAAGCGTGTTGTTTCTCAAGTATATATGTTCTTGCTTTTCTCCTTTAAGTTTCTCATGTGTTTTCATGTGATAAAGACTACATCCATCGACCAAACGAGAGAGTAAATATCCGTATGAACAAGGAACACCTATCCTATCAAAACACCACTTGCTCATTTTGTAAGCATAAATGATCATTGATTCTTTTTTACAGGCCAATGAAAAGAAATCACAGAGAAGCTACATCAGAGACAACAGCCAAACATGACGTGGCAAAGAACACAACAAATTCAAACGACAAAAGAGCATATACATCATCAACACACACCTGCTTCAGACACAAATGTAAGCAGAACAGGACCAAAGCTCCCTGGTAACAGTACCTCAGTCAATAGAACATATGGGTGCGTATGCATAAGAATTATTATAGATTTATACACatcaagtttttcttttcttttcattattaaattaaaaacatggAGCTTGATCAAGAACCGAAACAATCTCTAGTCTGCTTCTCACCAATCTATGGAACACTACCCTCACTTGTCTCTGCAAACCCTCCAACCCCACTTCCATTCCCCGGCAAATCTCATCCATCTCCTCCACTTTCTCCGCAACTTCCTCCACCTCTTCCTCCTCCCCCGGAAACCTAAACCTCTCCGTGAACTCCAACAAAGACAACCCAACCCTCTCCATCCTCTGCATCTCCTCCATCAACCCTAAACCACCACCAAAACGCTTCTCCTTCCCTTTCATCTCCTCACCAACCCTCTCCTGAATGTTCAACGCCGCGCTAGCCCAGCTCTGATGTTTCGGAAGCTGCAATGGCGCCGCCGCGAGAACGTTGCTTGCCCCGCAAGGAACCGCCGCTACAAGCACCCACATCACGAGAACCATAACACTGCTCATCACGTAAACCCACAGGCTTCTGCTCCACGTGGCGGCACCAGGTTACCCGCCATCGCATGAATCTGTTTCGCCGCGGACCAGTTCTTGCTGACGTGGCAAGACGATCCACCGAACGACCACGACCGTGACGTTGACCTTCGGTTGTTACTATCTCTCCCGTCGGCGTTTAACCCAGCGAGGAGGCTAGTCAACGCACGCTTAGCCCTACGAACGGCACCGTCACATAACGGCCGTTTCTTAAGCGCCGTGACGGCTATCTCCGCGAGACGCCGGCTCTGAGTAACGGAATCAATGCCGTTACTCACGGCGTTACAGATATCGAGCGATTTAAGAATCCGATCGAGCGTCTCTTGCAGAGCCTTCTCTAGAGAGGGAGACTTGGAGATCTGGACCGTCGAGAGGACCCCTTTGAACTCTGTTTCGCAGGACATGTAAACGTCGAGGAGGTTCTTTAGCCACGGGATGGAGAGAATGGGATCAGATGGCTGAGAAGATTCGGCGGAGGAAGGAGAGAGTAACAACTCCGAGAGGCAATCGGAGACGTGTTTCTGGAAGTAGTCGAGTTCCTCGAGCTGTTGTTGGTGCTCGTGAGTGGCGTCCATGGAGACGATCTGGTTGCGGCGATGCTGATTCGGCGAAGGAAGGAGGAGCCTTGGTGTTCCGGTGGCGGCGACATTGGTGTTTAGTGTGTTGCGTAATGGAATCGAAGATAAAAGTGAGTTTCTCTTATTTTTTGGTTCCGGGGATAAAGGAGAGAACTTTGAAAAAGGGTTTTGGGAGAAGAAGGAAGTGAAAAGGTGGAAGACATGTCTTGTCCGAGAGAgactttttaatgttttattttttatttttttcttttaggacTCGCGAGTGAAGAATATTCGTCTTTGTAGCATTTCCAtccttagtttttttaaaaggatCATCAAAAGATattggtgttacaaaaaaatcatcaaaagatATTGAACAAATAAtaagaatattataaaattttatggatAAAAACAagtgataataaaataatacttaattctaaaataactatttattatgtCATTTGTTGATAAATTTTAAGAACTTCAATGAATATTCTTATAAAGAAAATTCAACATGCATATTTTTCTTAGATTGAGAAAAGATGAATGGTTAATTCAAAATCGTTTATTCTTATCACATAAATAGACTTGTTTTctatttcataaaaacaaaaagtatggatattttttttgtattctctTGTAACTTTGTTTTAGACTTTAAATGTCATATTTGGTaattgtctgtttttttttttgctaaactgtaAATTTTATATCAGTGAAAGATAGATAATACAATATATCAATCTAAGTCTGTTCTATCAAGGCAAAGAAAAAAGATAGAACAATGATTGGGTTGTCTGCTCTTTTCTACTTATAAATAGATCTTCCTCCGTGATATTTCAAATTGTAGTGaagccaaaaagaaaagatatgtTGATGCATAGGCTTTTAATTATTGTGCAGTTTGCCTgctattttagtttaaatttcaaTTATGTTGTAATCTCTTCAAATTCAACACAAATGATATCATTATCGAAGTTTTTATTGTTGCTAAATTCAGTGTTTTTACGGACAAGTATGCTATAGTATATGATGTTAGGATGGAGCCGTCacattatattttgataaactaTATGCTATTAGTTTAGTTATTCAATATTGatagttttataataagtgttattttgatatttttatgtatatcaaaaaatttgtataacaaattaatatatattttatttcatgtttgactaattaaaagaaaattatttaaataaaaatttatattaaaatatagttaatgaataaaattatattataattatggAATGACATTCTttgagataaaataaaaaagtgaaaataatatttattataaaacagatactatttttatttgttgacAAAAAGGTTTCTGTGTTAACCACACATTAGTGGTCGGGTGGCATTCCATAGACCCTACCCTACGTGACCTGAATTCAAATCCGTCTATCATCAGATTATCGCAGCGCGTGGTAACTGGAATATTCACATGGCCCCAGCCCCGGGATTAAAcgtaaaataaaaggtttataaaaaaaagtttttgtgtTCATGAGACTCCTTcgcaataattttaaaagtcattTACTTTGGTCGGTGAAACTAACCAAGTAACCGTTAAAGACGGTTGGAAAAGAACAATAACCATTTACTAGAATTACCGCTTATAGAGCAATTCACGTAGCGGAATAAAGTGATCATTAGATATATAACTTTCCACAAATAAGTGAATAACGCGTACAGTCCCAATCAATATCATATCTCCATTTCTAAATACATGAATAGAAAACGAAATTGCATAATTCACAAACCAATAAAATCGTATGATTGTCACGAAAGCCTTTTAACAATCAAAAGCGACAAATAAGCTTCATTATAgttattgttattttgtttcgTAGTCGCATGGCAACCACGAAAATGAATCAAAACGCGTTCgatataaccaaaaataaaaatattgaaacgCGTTCTTTTAGAATTTAAAGAGGAATTTAATGGATAAAGGGAAAACAGCtgataactaataaaaataagagtAGTTAATTGTATTAATAACACTGTTATCCAGTTCAGCTGGATGTAGATATAGTCAAAGACAAATGCACCGAACTCACGGAGATTGAAAAGGGtttattgtgttttatttttgctGCATGTGTTCTACAATGCTATGAGATGTGCGCTCTTTGGCTTTGGATAATATCTGCTGTCGCACAATCCAAAAGCAAAGGTGTGAGTAGAATAGTGAACTAATTAAGCAACGATCAGAGttatgatgacttgagataagTTTCACATGGGAGAtgttttcattttcaataaGTTAGTTGGATAACATCTTTTTGATGGACCGGGCTAAATCGTGATAAGGCCTTGACCATCATTTCACTTGCACTCCCAAAGATGTATCATAACACTTCCTGGtgttttcaaattcaataaGATAAGCTTATTTTATATGCATGTACAATGTGacacaaatttttatttaggtATGGTCAACTACTCGATAACATATTTCTtctaaataaatacaaaaatgatGCAAATGATGCTTCCTAGCTATTGATGACCTGGTGAAACGGGTCAAAGTCTCATGTATAGATTTTTCAATTTCTACTATTAGAAGTTTGATAATTAAGTAACCCCCGAGCTTAATCAGACTCTAGATTGTTTGGTTGACTTTCCTCAATCACCCTCAAGAAAAAAGAGATCCAAAACTGTTGCTTGAGATGGAGAATAGGCCTCAAGTGTTCATCAGTTACCGAGGGAAAGACCTGCGGCTGACACTAGTGCCACATATCAAACATCATCTGAAAGATAGCAACGTAAACGTGTTCACGGACAGCAACGCAGCGGGAGAACAGTTAAAGGAGCTCTTTAACCATATCAAAAACTCTCGGATCGTGATCGTCATTTTCTCCATAAGCTACTTGGAGTCACGGTGGTGCTTGGACGAGCTCGCTGAGATCAGGAATTGCTTGTTGAGGAAGCAACTTGACTTCGTGTTACCTATCTTCTATAAGGTCAAGACTTCCCACGTTGAGAAACAGAGCGGAGATTTTGGCAAACCGTTCCCAAGTCTGCAGAAGAAGCATCCACGCCCAGGGGCGGACCCACATAGACATTGGGTGTGGCACGTGCCCCACACTAActctatatattgttttatgaaAGTATACTTGACAATTAGAATCGTCTAGTTAAACTGGCTGCAGAGGTCAAAGTGTGCTCTATCCCACCCGAGTCCAAACCATGCGGCTGCGtttcattttttgtaaaatattttcttttgattttttttggtcagcaaatattttcttttgatttactATCTAAAACTAT
It encodes:
- the LOC130510516 gene encoding protein PHLOEM PROTEIN 2-LIKE A8-like encodes the protein MENRPQVFISYRGKDLRLTLVPHIKHHLKDSNVNVFTDSNAAGEQLKELFNHIKNSRIVIVIFSISYLESRWCLDELAEIRNCLLRKQLDFVLPIFYKVKTSHVEKQSGDFGKPFPSLQKKHPRPGADPHRHWVWHVPHTNSIYCFMKVYLTIRIV